Proteins encoded together in one Bos indicus isolate NIAB-ARS_2022 breed Sahiwal x Tharparkar chromosome 3, NIAB-ARS_B.indTharparkar_mat_pri_1.0, whole genome shotgun sequence window:
- the ADORA3 gene encoding adenosine receptor A3 isoform X3, with protein sequence MPVNSTAVSLASVTYISVEILIGLCAIVGNVLVIWVVKLNPSLQTTTFYFIVSLALADIAVGVLVMPLAIVISLGVTIHFYSCLLMTCLLMIFTHASIMSLLAIAVDRYLRVKLTVRYRRVTTQRRIWLALGLCWLVSFLVGLTPMFGWNMKLSSADKNLTFLPCQFRSVMRMDYMVYFSFFTWILIPLVVMCAIYFDIFYVIRNRLSQNFSGSKETGAFYGREFKTAKSLSLVLFLFALSWLPLSIINCIIYFNGEVPQIVLYLGILLSHANSMMNPIVYAYKIKKFKETYLLILKACVICQPSKSMDPSIEQTSE encoded by the exons ATGCCTGTCAACAGTACTGCCGTGTCCTTGGCCAGCGTCACCTACATCTCTGTGGAGATTCTCATCGGGCTCTGCGCCATAGTGGGCAATGTTCTGGTCATCTGGGTGGTCAAACTGAACCCCAGCCTACAGACCACCACCTTCTATTTCATTGTCTCCCTAGCTCTGGCTGACATTGCTGTTGGGGTGCTGGTTATGCCTTTGGCCATTGTCATCAGCCTGGGTGTCACAATCCACTTTTATAGCTGCCTTCTCATGACCTGCTTGCTGATGATCTTCACCCACGCATCCATCATGTCCTTGCTAGCCATTGCCGTGGACCGATACCTGCGGGTCAAGCTCACAGTCAG ATACAGGAGAGTCACCACGCAAAGAAGAATATGGTTGGCTCTGGGCCTTTGCTGGCTGGTGTCATTCCTGGTGGGATTGACCCCCATGTTTGGCTGGAACATGAAACTGAGCTCAGCAGACAAAAATCTTACCTTCCTACCCTGCCAATTCCGTTCGGTCATGAGGATGGATTACATGGtctacttcagtttcttcacGTGGATTCTCATTCCCCTGGTTGTCATGTGTGCCATCTACTTCGATATCTTCTATGTCATCCGGAACCGACTCAGTCAGAACTTTTCTGGCTCCAAAGAGACAGGTGCATTCTATGGACGGGAGTTCAAGACAGCCAAGTCTCTGTCACTGGttcttttcttgtttgctttgtCCTGGCTGCctttgtccatcatcaactgtaTCATCTACTTTAACGGTGAAGTGCCACAAATTGTGCTGTACTTGGGCATCCTGCTCTCCCACGCCAACTCCATGATGAACCCTATCGTCTATGcttataaaataaagaagttcAAGGAAACCTATCTCTTGATCCTCAAAGCCTGTGTGATCTGCCAGCCCTCTAAGTCCATGGACCCAAGCATTGAGCAGACTTCTGAGTAG